Proteins found in one Raphanus sativus cultivar WK10039 unplaced genomic scaffold, ASM80110v3 Scaffold0466, whole genome shotgun sequence genomic segment:
- the LOC130502248 gene encoding uncharacterized protein LOC130502248 isoform X1: MAVQAGVQTSKVLILLGAGVSGSIVLRHGRLSDLIAQLQELLKGAEGVESTPFSYKYDSAALAAQIRQLANEIKELSTINPVTIFNGDSNNSGYASYLVPAAAVGAMGYCYMWWKGWSFSDAMFVTKKNMANAVASFSKQLNDLQESLAVKKKREDIFSKRPLLVIYIILVYDFVYLLMQSTKKHLSKELSKLDWKVEEQTEISKMILSDVTDVKSSISQLGFDFQQINEMISGIEGKIDSLESKQDVTLSGLWHLCQIAGVKDSPATKVIQDVGARLPIDAKPSSNNSLSGLRFLTEGEEGVNVIHNKPLLEKESPLVVEEKTKAAMVTRTRVHRAFPGGISWVQDLTKQS, encoded by the exons ATGGCTGTTCAAGCCGGCGTTCAGACCTCCAAAGTTCTCATCTTGCTCGGCGCag GGGTCTCTGGTTCGATTGTACTGAGACATGGGAGGTTGTCTGACCTAATAGCGCAGCTTCAAGAATTACTCAAAGGTGCTGAAGGAGTTGAAAGCACACCTTTTAGTTATAAGTATGATAGTGCCGCCCTCGCTGCTCAg ATTCGACAGCTCGCAAATGAAATCAAAGAACTAAGTACGATTAATCCTGTTACCATATTTAACGGAGATTCAAACAACAGTG GCTATGCTTCTTACCTGGTTCCAGCGGCAGCCGTTGGAGCTATGGGATACTGTTACATGTGGTGGAAG GGTTGGTCATTTTCGGATGCAATGTTTGtgacaaagaaaaatatggCTAATGCAGTTGCATCTTTTTCAAAACAACTAAACGACTTGCAGGAATCACTAgcggttaaaaaaaaaagagaagacatTTTCTCAAAACGTCCCTTgcttgttatatatattatcctGGTTTATGACTTTGTGTATTTGCTTATGCAGTCAACAAAGAAACATCTTTCTAAGGAGCTATCGAAATTGGATTGGAAGGTGGAAGAGCAGACCGAGATATCTAAAATGATTCTAAGTGAT GTAACAGATGTGAAATCAAGTATTTCACAACTTGGGTTTGACTTTCAACAAATTAATGAAATGATATCCGGAATA gAAGGGAAGATTGACAGTCTTGAAAGCAAACAA GATGTGACACTCTCAGGACTATGGCATTTGTGTCAAATTGCAGGAGTTAAAGACAGCCCGGCCACTAAAGTCATTCAG GATGTTGGTGCGAGACTACCTATCGATGCAAAACCATCATCTAACAATTCTCTTTCG GGTCTGCGGTTCCTAACAGAAGGAGAGGAGGGTGTAAATGTAATACACAACAAGCCTCTTTTGGAGAAAGAAAGCCCGTTGGTGGTGGAGGAGAAAACAAAAGCTGCCATGGTGACAAGAACCAGAGTTCACAGAGCGTTTCCCGGTGGAATATCTTGGGTACAAGACCTTACCAAACAATCATAA
- the LOC130502248 gene encoding uncharacterized protein LOC130502248 isoform X2, translating to MAVQAGVQTSKVLILLGAGVSGSIVLRHGRLSDLIAQLQELLKGAEGVESTPFSYKYDSAALAAQIRQLANEIKELSTINPVTIFNGDSNNSGYASYLVPAAAVGAMGYCYMWWKGWSFSDAMFVTKKNMANAVASFSKQLNDLQESLASTKKHLSKELSKLDWKVEEQTEISKMILSDVTDVKSSISQLGFDFQQINEMISGIEGKIDSLESKQDVTLSGLWHLCQIAGVKDSPATKVIQDVGARLPIDAKPSSNNSLSGLRFLTEGEEGVNVIHNKPLLEKESPLVVEEKTKAAMVTRTRVHRAFPGGISWVQDLTKQS from the exons ATGGCTGTTCAAGCCGGCGTTCAGACCTCCAAAGTTCTCATCTTGCTCGGCGCag GGGTCTCTGGTTCGATTGTACTGAGACATGGGAGGTTGTCTGACCTAATAGCGCAGCTTCAAGAATTACTCAAAGGTGCTGAAGGAGTTGAAAGCACACCTTTTAGTTATAAGTATGATAGTGCCGCCCTCGCTGCTCAg ATTCGACAGCTCGCAAATGAAATCAAAGAACTAAGTACGATTAATCCTGTTACCATATTTAACGGAGATTCAAACAACAGTG GCTATGCTTCTTACCTGGTTCCAGCGGCAGCCGTTGGAGCTATGGGATACTGTTACATGTGGTGGAAG GGTTGGTCATTTTCGGATGCAATGTTTGtgacaaagaaaaatatggCTAATGCAGTTGCATCTTTTTCAAAACAACTAAACGACTTGCAGGAATCACTAgcg TCAACAAAGAAACATCTTTCTAAGGAGCTATCGAAATTGGATTGGAAGGTGGAAGAGCAGACCGAGATATCTAAAATGATTCTAAGTGAT GTAACAGATGTGAAATCAAGTATTTCACAACTTGGGTTTGACTTTCAACAAATTAATGAAATGATATCCGGAATA gAAGGGAAGATTGACAGTCTTGAAAGCAAACAA GATGTGACACTCTCAGGACTATGGCATTTGTGTCAAATTGCAGGAGTTAAAGACAGCCCGGCCACTAAAGTCATTCAG GATGTTGGTGCGAGACTACCTATCGATGCAAAACCATCATCTAACAATTCTCTTTCG GGTCTGCGGTTCCTAACAGAAGGAGAGGAGGGTGTAAATGTAATACACAACAAGCCTCTTTTGGAGAAAGAAAGCCCGTTGGTGGTGGAGGAGAAAACAAAAGCTGCCATGGTGACAAGAACCAGAGTTCACAGAGCGTTTCCCGGTGGAATATCTTGGGTACAAGACCTTACCAAACAATCATAA
- the LOC130502248 gene encoding uncharacterized protein LOC130502248 isoform X3 codes for MAVQAGVQTSKVLILLGAGVSGSIVLRHGRLSDLIAQLQELLKGAEGVESTPFSYKYDSAALAAQIRQLANEIKELSTINPVTIFNGDSNNSGYASYLVPAAAVGAMGYCYMWWKGWSFSDAMFVTKKNMANAVASFSKQLNDLQESLAVKKKREDIFSKRPLLVIYIILVYDFVYLLMQSTKKHLSKELSKLDWKVEEQTEISKMILSDVTDVKSSISQLGFDFQQINEMISGIEGKIDSLESKQDVTLSGLWHLCQIAGVKDSPATKVIQDVGARLPIDAKPSSNNSLS; via the exons ATGGCTGTTCAAGCCGGCGTTCAGACCTCCAAAGTTCTCATCTTGCTCGGCGCag GGGTCTCTGGTTCGATTGTACTGAGACATGGGAGGTTGTCTGACCTAATAGCGCAGCTTCAAGAATTACTCAAAGGTGCTGAAGGAGTTGAAAGCACACCTTTTAGTTATAAGTATGATAGTGCCGCCCTCGCTGCTCAg ATTCGACAGCTCGCAAATGAAATCAAAGAACTAAGTACGATTAATCCTGTTACCATATTTAACGGAGATTCAAACAACAGTG GCTATGCTTCTTACCTGGTTCCAGCGGCAGCCGTTGGAGCTATGGGATACTGTTACATGTGGTGGAAG GGTTGGTCATTTTCGGATGCAATGTTTGtgacaaagaaaaatatggCTAATGCAGTTGCATCTTTTTCAAAACAACTAAACGACTTGCAGGAATCACTAgcggttaaaaaaaaaagagaagacatTTTCTCAAAACGTCCCTTgcttgttatatatattatcctGGTTTATGACTTTGTGTATTTGCTTATGCAGTCAACAAAGAAACATCTTTCTAAGGAGCTATCGAAATTGGATTGGAAGGTGGAAGAGCAGACCGAGATATCTAAAATGATTCTAAGTGAT GTAACAGATGTGAAATCAAGTATTTCACAACTTGGGTTTGACTTTCAACAAATTAATGAAATGATATCCGGAATA gAAGGGAAGATTGACAGTCTTGAAAGCAAACAA GATGTGACACTCTCAGGACTATGGCATTTGTGTCAAATTGCAGGAGTTAAAGACAGCCCGGCCACTAAAGTCATTCAG GATGTTGGTGCGAGACTACCTATCGATGCAAAACCATCATCTAACAATTCTCTTTCG taa
- the LOC108815287 gene encoding protein MITOFERRINLIKE 1, chloroplastic, with product MEARLSESLGLPSSPNLNHCHLTNDFNSLVTYFSDRTSSAQLPTAARTKIKSSRRKPSPPFASASVSDSDSKPGFLKWMKPASRSSPKIQTLMKHLSVFERALIGAGGGGIAGAFTYVCLLPLDTIKTKLQAKGASQLYSSSFDAIVKTFQERGILGFYSGVSAVIVGSTFSSAVYFGTCEFGKSLLGKFPEFPSVLIPPTAGAMGNIISSAIMVPKELITQRMQVGASGRRSYQVLLEILEKDGILGLYAGYSATLLRNLPAGVLSYSSFEYLKAAVLEKTQQNNLEPLQSVCCGALAGAISASITTPLDVVKTRLMTQVHVEAANKLGAAVYSGVAGTVRQILKEEGLVGFTRGMGPRVVHSACFSAIGYFAFETARLTILNEYLKRKQDSEAATVDA from the exons ATGGAAGCTAGACTCTCGGAGAGTCTCGGCCTCCCGTCGTCTCCGAATCTCAACCACTGCCACCTCACCAACGATTTCAACTCCCTCGTCACTTACTTCTCCGATCGCACCTCCTCCGCTCAACTCCCCACCGCCGCCAGAACCAAAATCAAATCCTCGAGGAGAAAGCCATCTCCTCCCTTCGCGTCCGCCTCGGTCTCCGATTCCGATTCCAAACCAGGCTTCCTGAAATGGATGAAGCCTGCCTCCCGAAGCAGCCCGAAGATCCAGACGCTGATGAAGCACCTCTCCGTCTTCGAGCGCGCCTTGATCGGCGCCGGAGGCGGCGGAATCGCCGGCGCCTTCACCTACGTCTGCCTCCTCCCGCTGGACACGATCAAAACGAAGCTCCAGGCCAAAGGCGCGTCGCAATTGTACAGCAGCAGTTTCGACGCGATAGTGAAGACTTTTCAAGAGAGAGGGATTCTAGGTTTCTACAGCGGCGTATCGGCCGTGATCGTGGGGTCCACGTTCTCCTCCGCGGTGTATTTCGGCACGTGCGAGTTCG GTAAGTCACTCCTAGGTAAGTTCCCGGAGTTTCCTTCGGTTCTCATCCCTCCCACGGCTGGCGCCATGGGGAACATAATCTCGTCGGCGATAATGGTTCCCAAGGAGCTTATCACGCAGAGGATGCAGGTCGGAGCTAGCGGGAGGAGGTCGTACCAAGTTCTGCTTGAGATTCTTGAGAAAGATGGGATCTTGGGGCTTTACGCTGGCTACTCCGCCACGTTGCTGAGGAACTTACCGGCGGGTGTGCTGAGTTACTCGTCGTTCGAGTATCTTAAAGCTGCGGTATTGGAGAAGACGCAGCAGAACAATCTCGAGCCTCTGCAGAGCGTTTGCTGTGGGGCGTTAGCTGGTGCGATATCGGCTTCCATAACGACGCCGTTGGATGTGGTGAAGACGAGGCTGATGACGCAGGTTCATGTGGAGGCGGCTAATAAACTTGGCGCTGCTGTGTATTCGGGTGTGGCTGGGACGGTGAGGCAGATACTGAAAGAGGAAGGGTTGGTGGGTTTTACTCGAGGTATGGGGCCAAGAGTTGTTCATAGCGCTTGCTTCTCGGCTATAGGGTACTTTGCGTTTGAGACTGCGAGGTTGACGATCTTGAATGAGTATTTGAAGAGGAAACAGGATTCAGAAGCAGCTACCGTTGATGCTTGA